A genomic region of Mesorhizobium sp. NZP2077 contains the following coding sequences:
- the ftsA gene encoding cell division protein FtsA, whose translation MSWLGGSGDASSRRSGTLTVLDVGSNKVCCMVAKLKPNDDGKLLRGRSHRIQVIGIGHQKSQGVKSGVVVDLDRAEHAIRLSVDAAERMAGLTVDSLIVNMTAGRLKSESFSATINLGGHEADEADIKRVLGAGAKQALKAEREVIHSLPVGFSLDAERGVRDPRGMVGDALGVDMHVLTGDAAPMRNLELSINRSHLSVERMVATPYASGLAALVDDELELGAACIDMGGGTTTISVFSEGKFVHGDAIAIGGNHVTLDMAKGLSTSLDAAERLKVMHGSALPGSADDRDLVSIQPIGDDGDVPLQIPRSVMTRIVRARIDETLELLRDRLNKSGYGNAVGKRVVLTGGASQLAGLPEAARRILGRNVRIGRPLGVAGLPEAAKGPAFSAAVGLLIYPQMASFESHPAKGISGLRMTGTGGKLHRMSQWLRDSF comes from the coding sequence ATGAGCTGGCTTGGCGGTTCAGGCGATGCCTCGTCGCGCCGGTCCGGCACTCTGACGGTGCTGGATGTCGGCTCGAACAAGGTCTGCTGCATGGTGGCCAAGCTCAAGCCGAACGATGACGGCAAGCTCTTGCGCGGTCGTTCGCACCGGATCCAGGTGATCGGTATCGGCCATCAGAAGTCGCAAGGCGTGAAGTCGGGCGTGGTCGTCGATCTCGATCGCGCTGAACACGCCATCCGGCTATCCGTCGACGCCGCCGAGCGCATGGCGGGGCTGACGGTCGATTCGCTCATCGTCAACATGACCGCCGGCCGGCTGAAGAGCGAAAGCTTCTCGGCGACCATCAATCTTGGCGGTCACGAGGCCGACGAGGCCGACATCAAGCGCGTGCTCGGCGCCGGCGCCAAGCAGGCGCTCAAGGCCGAGCGCGAGGTGATCCATTCGCTGCCCGTCGGCTTCTCGCTCGATGCTGAACGCGGTGTGCGCGATCCGCGCGGTATGGTCGGCGACGCACTTGGCGTCGACATGCATGTGCTGACCGGTGACGCAGCGCCGATGCGCAACCTGGAACTCTCCATCAACCGCTCGCATCTCTCGGTCGAGCGCATGGTGGCGACGCCCTATGCCAGCGGCTTGGCGGCGCTTGTCGATGACGAGCTGGAGCTGGGTGCTGCCTGCATCGACATGGGCGGCGGCACGACGACCATCTCGGTGTTTTCGGAAGGCAAGTTCGTTCATGGCGATGCGATCGCCATCGGCGGCAACCATGTCACGCTCGATATGGCCAAGGGGCTTTCGACGTCGCTCGACGCCGCCGAGCGGCTCAAGGTGATGCATGGCTCGGCGTTGCCGGGCAGTGCCGACGACCGTGACCTGGTCTCGATCCAGCCGATCGGCGACGATGGCGACGTACCGCTGCAGATCCCGCGTTCGGTGATGACGCGCATCGTGCGTGCCCGCATCGACGAAACACTCGAACTCCTGCGCGACCGGCTGAACAAGTCCGGCTACGGCAATGCGGTCGGCAAGCGCGTCGTGCTGACCGGCGGCGCCAGCCAGCTGGCCGGCCTGCCGGAAGCGGCACGCCGCATCCTGGGCCGCAATGTGCGCATCGGTCGCCCGCTCGGCGTGGCCGGTCTGCCCGAAGCAGCGAAGGGACCGGCCTTCTCGGCCGCCGTCGGGCTTCTGATCTATCCGCAGATGGCGAGTTTCGAGAGCCATCCGGCGAAAGGCATCTCCGGTCTCAGGATGACCGGAACGGGTGGAAAACTGCATCGCATGAGTCAGTGGTTGAGAGACAGTTTCTAA
- the ftsZ gene encoding cell division protein FtsZ: MTINLQKPDITELKPRITVFGVGGGGGNAVNNMITAGLRGVEFVVANTDAQALTMSKAARLIQLGAHVTEGLGAGSQPEVGRAAAEECIDEILDHLTNTHMCFVTAGMGGGTGTGAAPVVARAAREKGILTVGVVTKPFHFEGQRRMKTADMGIEELQKCVDTLIVIPNQNLFRLANDKTTFADAFAMADQVLYSGVACITDLMVKEGLINLDFADVRSVMREMGKAMMGTGEASGEGRAMAAAEAAIANPLLDETSMKGAKGLLISITGGRDLTLFEVDEAATRIREEVDQDANIILGATFDEELEGVIRVSVVATGIDKSAAEIAAAPISIRTAPPKPAGRPAVAAESRPAPVQQPVYEPRAADPVAEAIQLAEANAAAMAQARPAPIAHADDFRPQSKIFQAPPAQPQPMPQPVVQQMMQPAPQPREMVREVQQPVAMAPQRMPRVEDFPPVVKAEVDAKSRPVDHENNSGPMGLLKRLTNGLTRREEEPARLQPAQPREPKLRQAAPEVRRLASQDAQLYAPRRGQLDDQGRLTPQTRATHDDDQLEIPAFLRRQAN; this comes from the coding sequence ATGACCATCAATCTGCAGAAGCCGGACATCACCGAGCTTAAGCCGCGCATCACCGTGTTCGGTGTCGGCGGCGGCGGCGGCAATGCCGTGAACAACATGATCACCGCCGGTCTGCGCGGTGTCGAGTTCGTGGTGGCCAACACCGACGCGCAGGCGCTGACCATGTCGAAGGCCGCCCGGCTGATCCAGCTCGGCGCGCATGTCACCGAGGGCCTCGGTGCGGGATCGCAGCCGGAGGTCGGCCGCGCTGCGGCTGAGGAGTGCATCGACGAGATCCTCGACCATCTCACCAACACCCATATGTGCTTCGTCACCGCAGGTATGGGCGGCGGCACCGGCACGGGTGCTGCTCCGGTCGTTGCCCGCGCTGCGCGCGAAAAGGGCATCCTAACCGTCGGCGTCGTCACCAAGCCGTTCCACTTCGAGGGCCAGCGCCGCATGAAGACGGCCGACATGGGCATCGAGGAACTGCAGAAATGCGTCGATACCCTGATCGTCATCCCCAACCAGAACCTGTTCCGTCTGGCCAATGACAAGACCACCTTCGCCGATGCCTTCGCCATGGCTGACCAGGTGCTCTATTCCGGTGTTGCATGCATCACCGACCTGATGGTCAAGGAAGGCCTGATCAACCTCGACTTCGCCGACGTGCGTTCGGTGATGCGCGAGATGGGCAAGGCGATGATGGGCACCGGCGAAGCTTCGGGCGAAGGCCGTGCAATGGCCGCCGCCGAGGCTGCGATCGCCAACCCGCTGCTCGACGAGACCTCGATGAAGGGCGCCAAGGGCCTGCTGATCTCGATCACCGGCGGCCGCGACCTGACCCTGTTCGAAGTCGACGAAGCGGCGACCCGCATCCGCGAGGAAGTCGACCAGGACGCCAACATCATCCTGGGCGCCACCTTCGATGAGGAGCTCGAAGGCGTCATCCGCGTCTCGGTCGTTGCGACCGGCATCGACAAGTCGGCGGCTGAAATCGCCGCGGCACCGATCTCGATCCGTACCGCTCCGCCGAAGCCGGCCGGCCGGCCGGCCGTGGCCGCGGAAAGCCGCCCGGCACCGGTCCAGCAGCCTGTCTATGAGCCGCGCGCCGCCGACCCGGTCGCCGAGGCCATTCAGCTCGCGGAGGCAAACGCCGCGGCCATGGCGCAGGCTCGTCCGGCTCCGATCGCCCATGCGGACGATTTTCGCCCGCAGAGCAAGATCTTCCAGGCGCCGCCGGCACAGCCGCAGCCAATGCCGCAGCCGGTCGTCCAGCAGATGATGCAGCCGGCCCCGCAGCCGCGCGAAATGGTGCGTGAGGTCCAGCAGCCGGTGGCGATGGCGCCGCAGCGCATGCCGCGTGTTGAGGACTTTCCGCCGGTTGTGAAGGCCGAGGTGGATGCCAAGAGCCGTCCGGTCGACCATGAGAACAACAGCGGACCGATGGGCCTTTTGAAGCGCCTGACCAACGGCTTGACCCGCCGCGAGGAGGAGCCTGCACGGTTGCAGCCGGCGCAGCCGCGCGAGCCCAAGCTGCGCCAGGCCGCCCCCGAAGTGCGCCGTCTCGCCAGCCAGGACGCCCAGCTCTACGCGCCGCGCCGCGGCCAGCTGGATGACCAGGGCCGCCTGACGCCGCAGACCCGGGCGACTCACGACGACGATCAGCTGGAGATTCCGGCGTTC